The Drosophila sechellia strain sech25 chromosome 2L, ASM438219v1, whole genome shotgun sequence region ACGAGTAAATCCTTTAGCCTGCCGTAGCGCCGCCTGATATATGGCACCTCCTAAAGCTATTTTATATAGATACTATATTATCAGAAAATCACCGCAAaataatattacaaaaaatccAACGCTCGCTCTGCTCtgggctgttgttgttgtcttaTCGACTGCGGCTGTACAAATGCCGCGGCGATTTTTTGAGTGTATTGTATGGGCCAATGGCGTGGGacagagagcgagagagcgtcGTAACGATTTCGGGGAGAGCGAAAAAGAGAGCAGCGAGAGCGCCAAAAGAAAGTTACTCTCTCCGCGAGCGGCAGTGCTTAAATAGACGGCCCGCAGCTGAATCGCATtcagtgtgtttgtgtgcttcGTTCGGTGCGGTTCTCTCTGTCTCTATCTCGCCTTCCCCGAGTATTTTGCGCTGGTTTTTTGTCAACAACAAGACAATCcacaaaaccaaaccgaaTTGTTCTCTATATAACGCAGAAACTAAATAGTTCCGGAAAACCTCAAAGAAATCCATTCAAATATGTCGGCTGCTACGGAACAACAGAACAACGGCGATGTGGCCGTGGAGAAGGTGGCGGCGGATGATGTGTCTGCTGTTAAGGACGATCTCAAGGCGAAGGCGGCCGCTGAGGATAAGGCCGCTGCTGCCGATGCCGCCGGCGACGCGGCCGACAACGGCACGTCAAAGGACGGCGAGGATGCCGCcgatgccgccgccgctgccccCGCAAAGGAATCCGTGAAAGGCACCAAGAGGCCAGCAGAAGTGAGTACTGATCTATGTGACTAGCTGCTAGTTGTTTACGCGGTAAAACCAAAAGGAGGCCCCTCTAATGATTCACTCCAAGTCAATATGCGAGTAACACTTCTTGTTCGGGGAAAAATTCTAGAAATAGATATACACACGTTTTTCGGAGCAGCGCACTCTCCCAATGGCTTACATATGCCCCCAAAAGAGAGAGCGTATAGCTGCTCGGTTGTGCGTTTGTGTTGTTTACGATTAACCAAGATGATTGCGGGTCCGGCAATCAAAGATTATT contains the following coding sequences:
- the LOC6613140 gene encoding bacchus — encoded protein: MSAATEQQNNGDVAVEKVAADDVSAVKDDLKAKAAAEDKAAAADAAGDAADNGTSKDGEDAADAAAAAPAKESVKGTKRPAEAKSAESKKAKKAAAADGDSDEEEALEEIIEGDSEIESDEYDIPYDGEEDDIECDDDDDDNDDGSGSDDQA